A window of Pseudoalteromonas sp. MEBiC 03607 genomic DNA:
CTAGATTACTTTGTGCATCTCCCTCAAAACGCTGACCTAAACTGGCAATTTCTAGTTCACCATCGGCATTTTTACTTACACTGGCATTAAACGTGGCATCAGCAGCGATAACGCCCACTCCTGAGGCATCGCTTGTTTTATTGATCAACTCATCAACCGCGAGAATACCTTCTCGATTAATAGTTTGCTGCAATAACTTAGCTTGTTCAAAAACACCTTTTTCGGCTAGTAAACGACTGTTTAGTTTTTTCTGAAAATTACCACTTAAGCGCTCTTGTACAATTGTTTCGCGTAATGAACTCAGCACCACAATACTCGCCATGCTGGTTAAAATAAGAACCGTAAAAAGCGTAAAACCAGCTTGTTTATTAAACACGACTATTCCCATATGCTTTGAGTAAAATTGCGTTCGTTAAGGCAATATCGATGTTGATACCTTGACCAAATTGAGTTGGTAAATCCCGTGGTTTGACACTTATCGTGACCAAGTCACCAGATAAACTAAACGATAATGCTTCAATACCAGTTAGTAAGCGTTCGGCAACCGCACCATTTAACGAGCATAATAAGTCGTTGCCATTTAAACGATAGATTTCTGTCACTTGAGACGTGGTAATAGAGCCATCACAGGCAATAACGCCACTTGGCTGCGTAATTGTGATCGTGCTGTTATCTGCACTAACGATTGGCGTTAATTGCGTTTGTTTTATACTTCGGGTGAACACTTTACTTGTGAAGCGAATCACTTCTTGGGCGTTTTCAAGTTCTTTACTTACCGCAATCGTACTTTTAATAGCCGAATAAGATAAACTCACGCCTGCAAGTAAAAATGCCCCTGCTGCAAGTGCAACCATCAGCTCAACTAAACTAAAACCCTTACCACGCTTCATCATTAGCAAGCCGCCGATAAATCGGGAAAACTGGCGTTTAAACTAATTTGGTTTTCAGCGTTATCAGTCATACGTTTATCAACCCAACCAACATTTATTTGCATATCGTTACTGTAAGAAGCCGGAATCGTCAGTTGGTAGTCGTTTACTTGTGGCTTAAGGCTTTCT
This region includes:
- a CDS encoding prepilin-type N-terminal cleavage/methylation domain-containing protein, translated to MMKRGKGFSLVELMVALAAGAFLLAGVSLSYSAIKSTIAVSKELENAQEVIRFTSKVFTRSIKQTQLTPIVSADNSTITITQPSGVIACDGSITTSQVTEIYRLNGNDLLCSLNGAVAERLLTGIEALSFSLSGDLVTISVKPRDLPTQFGQGINIDIALTNAILLKAYGNSRV